The Acidiferrobacterales bacterium nucleotide sequence TGTACACCTATGTCAACTGAGTTTCAGAATTCGATCGGTCATTACAGACCTGCCTTGACCTCCTCAAACATGGCTTGCAGTACCGCTTCATTCTTGATCGGCACCTGGAAAATACCCGAGTTCAGCACTGCGTCGGCATCCCTGGAAAGTCCGCGTTGAGCCAAGTCGTCGTCGGTTACGAGATCAAACGCCTTTTGATTGGCATGTCCATAGCCCTCTTCCAGGATCTCGAACTGTCCGGAATCAGGTGACAGGAATGCATCAATCACGTCATAGGACTTTTCAAGTTTTTCCGGGTCGGCCGCGCTCATCAGGCAGAAGCCACAGACCCAGGTCATCGCGCCTTCCTTCGGTTGCATGTATTTGACATCGTAGCCTTGATTCTTCAGTGATGTGAATGCATCATTCCAAGCACTGGTGGCGACGAGTTCTCCCGCTGCCATTGAATTTTCGATGTCGGTCGGACTTGTCCAGTAATAACGCAGCAAAGGCAGCTGCTCACGCAGTAATTCCCGAGTTTTTTCGACCTCAGCGTCGGTCATGTCGAACGGGTTGGCTGCACCGCCATAAATCGCCGCGACCATGACACCATCAATCAAACTATCGGACATCGATAGGCGACCGGAATATCGCTCGTCCCACAAGATGCCCCAAGTTTCGTTCTCCAGATAGCTCGGATCAACCAGATCGGGACGATACATCACCGATGTCTGACCCCAATCCGCAGGTACGAAATAACGCTGGCCTTCGTGAACCATGCCTGGAATTTCTTTCAATGACGGAATCACATCGTCCCAGTGGCTGAGTCGGCTGGTGTCGATCGGTTGAAGAATTCCGGCATCGCGCCAGATCTCAACCTTGTAGGAGCACGGATGCGTTACATCGTACTGTGCACCCGCCTTGATCTTTGCAAACGCTTCCTCTTCATCCCCGAAAATCGCGAAATTCGGCAATTCACCATATTTGTCAAGATACTGCTGATGATGTTCCACCACATCCCAGCCTTCCCAGGTAAATACGTTCGGGTGATCATCTGCCGCGGCATGCGCAGCTCCAGGCATCAGTGGAATTGTTACTGCAACAGCACCCAGTGACGCCATATAGGCGTTGAACTGCCGTCGGGACATCTGTCCCGTCGCTCGCATTTCGATAATGTCGTCTTTCTTGTAATCCATGGTAGATTCTACTCCCAACTCAAAGTTTCCAATTCTATCAGTCAAAAACACTCAACTATTGTTTTCGTCGACGATGTATTAAGTTTATCGAAGTGATTTTATAAGAATTGCCAGATTGATTGGAATCTTTTGAACCGACTTCAATATTCCTCCGACTAATGCTTGCTTGACTGCAAGGCGCGCAGATCAATCGTTCCGGCCGGTCATGTCACTTGCGAACCAAAAATAGGGAGATCAATTCCCAAATCTCATGCAACAGGATAAACGCATAAAGTTTCTGAAATCGGAAACCGAAGATGATGAAATTCCGGTTAACTCACAATCAAAAGACGATTTTTTTAAGTTCGTAACAACAAATCGACGAATACGCATCGGTGATGTTGCAGTTACCGATGAAGGGAATCCAAGGGCGGTCTGGCGAGATGACAAGCAATCATTCTTAGGCTTGCAGTCCATGGGAGACAAGAATATTCAGTTTGCAATATTTAAGCGGAGAAGTAATTCACCCGTTTCCAGAGTCACGGGGCGCGGCACTTTCGAAGGAGTCTCGGAACAGGTAAAGGCGTTTCAATTGGATTCGTTGATTTACAAGTGAGTGTGAAATAAATTCCATTTGAACATAACCACTTTCGTGATGCCAGTTCCCGAATAATTCGACAACACAGCATTCCCGCCGGACTGCCAGATTGAATGCCCAATTATCGTGATTTCGATAGGGTGGATTTCATGAGTCGAAAACTGACTGAACCTTTATGAATTCACCTCATTGGGCACAGCGGACTGAGGATGAACAGTTCAGCGACTATGTATCAGTACGGCAGCACAAGCCCGTTGCCGCCCGCACCACAACTTACGTCATCGGCAACCTTTCGACTCTCGCCGCGCAGTACTTGTACTCCGGAATCTTGCCCATGGGATCAAGGGCTGGATTCGTCAGCATGTTTGCGGCTGCCTCAGCATAGCAGAAGGGAACAAAAACCATCCCGTCCGGTATGGCAAAATCCTGTCGGGTCCTCAGCGAGATCTTACCCCGTCGGGTCACGATACTGACCATTTCGCCAGGCTGGATACCAAGTTTCTGGAGTTGACTCGGTGAAAAACTCGCGACCGCCTCAGGCTCAATCTGATCAAGTACCTTGGCCCTTCGAGTCATGGCGCCGGTGTGCCAGTGCTCTAGTTGCCGACCGGTAGTCAGTATCATCGGGTAATCCTGATCCGGCTCCTCATCCGGTGGCACAATGCCTGCCGGTACAAGCTTTGCCCGTCCGCTGGCGGTCGGAAAACCTTCTCCAAACACAATCTCATTGCCGGGCTGATCAGGTGCATCGCAAGGATAGGTCACTGAACTCTCCGCATCAACTCTCTGCCATGTAATATTGTCAAGTGATGGCATGACACTGGCCATTTCTGCAAAGACCTCGGCCGGTCCTGAATAATTCCAGTCAAGACCCAGTCGAATCGCGAGTTCCTGAATGATCCACCAGTCCTGTCTGGTATCACCTGGCAGCTTCAGTGCCGCACGACCCATCTGAACCTGGCGATTGGTGTTGGTTACCGTCCCGTGCTTTTCCGGCCATGCAGATGCCGGCAGAATCACATCGGCGTGAAACGCGGTCTCGGTCAAGAACAAATCCTGCACAACCAGATGGTCAAGTCTTGCCAACGCTTGTCTGGCATGGTGAACGTCGGGGTCCGACATGGCCGGATTTTCTCCCATCACATACATCCCGCGAATCTGACCGGCGTGAACCGCATCCATGATTTCCACTACGGTCAGACCTTTTTCAGGGTCCAGTGAAGTGCCCCATTCATCTTCGAAACGCGAACGGATGTTTTCAGAATCCACCGCCTGGTAGTCCGGGAATACCATGGGAATCAATCCGGCATCGGACGCTCCCTGCACATTGTTCTGCCCTCGCAGCGGATGCAATCCGGTGCCAGGGCGACCCACCTGCCCGGTAATCGCCGCCAGTGCGATCAGACACCTGGCATTGTCAGTGCCATGGGTATGCTGCGATATCCCCATTCCCCAAAAAATGATGGAGCGGTCCGCAGTTGCGTATTTTCGGGCAACCAGACGCAATGTGTCCGCGTCAATGCCGCATATCCTGGACATTTCCTCCGGAGAGAAATGCTCGACATGACGTCGGATGTTTTCAAACCCTTCTGTAAATTGCTTGACGTATTCGTGATCATAGATATCTTCCTGGATGATCACATGAAGCATGGCATTCAGCAATGCAACATCAGTTCCAGGATTGAACTGCAACATGTGCGTGGCGTGACGGCCAAGGGCTGTGCCTCGCGGGTCCATCACGATCAGCTCCTTGCCGTTGTTTTTTGCCTGCTTGAAAAATGTTGCGGCAACCGGGTGGTTTTCCGTTGGATTGGCACCGATGACAACAATGACATCCGAGTCCTTGCATGCGGTAAATGGCGCGGTCACCGCACCAGAACCGATACCTTCCAGCAGGGCCGCCACGCTGGAGGCATGACACAGTCTCGTACAGTGGTCAACGTTATTGGTGCCGAATCCAGCCCGAACCAGTTTCTGAACCAGGTAAGCCTCCTCGTTCGAGCCCTTGGCGGAACCAAATCCCGCCAGACCTTCCGAACCGGATTGTTCAAGAATTTCCCTGAATCCCGCAGCCGCGTAATCGAGCGCCTCTTCCCACTCCACTTCCCGGAAGTGGGACGCGGGATCAGTCGGATCAATTTGAAGGTCCGCATCCTTGCCGACATCATCGCGACGTATCAACGGCTTGGTCAATCGGTGTGGATGACTGACATAGTCAAATCCAAACCGCCCTTTCACACAGAGCCGATTGTTGTTGGCAGGTCCATCGCGGCCGTTGACCGCGACAATCCTGTCGTCACTGATCTGATACTTGATCTGACACCCGACACCACAATAGGGGCACACACTGTCAACCTCATCGACTTGCAGATTCAGGTTTACACCCTTGGCGTCAACCAAGGACTCCTCCATCAGGGCTCCGGTCGGGCACGCCTGCACACACTCACCGCAGGCAACACAGGTACTGTCGCCCATCGGATCGTCAAAATCGAATACGATCTTCGACTGACTGCCGCGATGGGCCATGCCGATCACGTCGTTGACCTGGACTTCCCTGCAGGCACGGACACATAAATTGCAATGAATACATGCGTCCAGATAGACCCGCATCGCGGGGTGACTCGGATCTGGTGCCGGTGATTTCCTTGACGGCATTCGATCAGTCTGCGGCTTCACCTGATCGGTCCATTGCCAGAACCTGGAGTGGGCATCATGCGCCTTGTCCCGAGCCGGCTGATCGGCCTCGAGCATTTCAAATACCATTTTTCGGGCAAATACAGCCCGATCGCTGCCGGTATGAACCTTCATTCCCTCAGCCGGCTTGCGTATGCAGGATGCTGCCAAAACCCGCTCACCCTCGATCTCGACCATGCAGGCGCGGCAGTTGCCATCCGCCCGATAACCCGACTCAGTGGAAAAGCAAAGATGTGGCAAAGCGTTGTGCTCGCGGTTGGCGATCTGCCAGATTGTCTCGTCAGGACCGGCGCTGACCTGCTTTCCGTCAAGCTCAAAACTGATGTTCAATTCGCTGTGCATGCCTCGTCTTCCTGAAAGAATCTCATCACCGAAAACAGCGGATTCGCCGCAGCCTGGCCGAGACCGCATATCGAGGCGTCCATCATTGCATTTCCGATGTCCGTAAGCAAAGCCTCATCCCACTGACCCTTTTCCATCAGCTTGACTGCCTTTTCGGTGCCAACACGACAAGGGGTGCACTGACCACAACTCTCATCTTCGAAAAACCGCATAAGATTCAACGCCGCGTCCTTCGTGCTATCCTGGTCGCTGAGTATCACGACTGCGTGAGACCCCACAAAGCAACCGTATTGCTCCAATTGTCCAAAGTCAAGTGGAAGGTCAGCCATGCTTGCCGGCAGAATGCCGCCTGAAGCGCCGCCGGGCAGATAGGCCCTGAATTCGTGCCCCGGTGCCATGCCGCCGCTGAACTCCTCGATCAACTCCCGTGCCGTAACTCCCGCCGGGGCAACCTTGACCCCGGGTTCATTGACGCGACCGGAAACCGAATAACTCCGAAGACCCTTGCCGCCATTGCGACCGTGTGAGGCAAACCAGTCTGATCCCTTCTCTACAATATCGCGAATCCAGTACAGAGTCTCAACATTCTGTACCAATGTCGGCCGGTCAAAGATTCCTTTCTCCGCGACATACGGCGGGCGGTGGCGCGGCAATCCTCGCTTGCCTTCGATTGATTCAATCATTGAGGATTCCTCGCCGCAGATATAGGCACCGGCCCCTCGACGAAGCTCAACGTCTGTATTCCCATACAATCCCGCTTCCTGAACCCGTGCGAGTTCCTTCAACAGAATCTCCCGGGCAGCCGGGTATTCGTCGCGTAAGTAGATATAGACAGTTTCCGCCTCCACCACCCACGCCGCGATCAGCATGCCCTCAACAAATCGATGCGGTTCATTTTCGAGATAATAACGATCCTTGAATGTACCGGGCTCACCTTCATCCGCGTTCACTGCCATGAGCCGCGGTCCCTCGTAGCCGCGAACTATCTTCCACTTCAGACCTGTCGGAAATCCGGCCCCACCCATGCCACGCAAGGGAGATTCCTGAAGCAGTGCGACCATTTCTTCCCGTGTTCTCTTTCCGGAGTGACAACTTTCCAACAGCCTGTAGCCACCCTCAAATTGATAGGCATCCAGATCCTGATAGGATGGGATTGCTGGACTGGTCTCACGGGCTGAAACTGCGCTGGCAACCAAATTAACGGTCGCATGATCGATATGGTTGTGCCCCACTTCCACAGTCGGTGCCGTATCGCATCGCCCCATGCATGGCGCCCTGAGAATCCTGACTCTCGGTCCCAGCTCCTCTTGCAGGTTCGCAAGCAATTGCTGCGCACCGAACATCTCACAGGTCAGACTGTCACATACTCGAACTGTGATCGGCGGGGGTGGATTCTCGTCTTCTGCGATGATCGAAAAATGAGCATAGAACGTCGCCGTCTCATAGACTTCCGCAAGAGACAGGCGCATGATTTGCGCAAGCGCAACAAGATTGTCGGAGTGAATGCCGCCATAGTGGTCCTGCAACGCATGAAGATATTCCACCAGCAGATCACGACGAATGGGCGAGTGTCCGATGATGTCCCTGACCTCCGCCAAAATCTCGGGAGACACCTGCCTGCCTTTGGGCACGCTGCGGTGTCGGGCCTTGCCTCTGCCCGGATGTCTGGGGCGAACTAATTCTGACACTTCCTTTGCCTTCAGTCTTAATCTAGTCAACAGTGATAAACCGACAGTCCGACACAGGCCGCACCTGACGGTCAGATCACTCGACTATTTTATATGAACAGGTTGGAGGGGTACGCGAAACGCAAGAATCGATGGGGAGAGATCACGAACACTTCGAATCACCGCAGTTCAGGCAAGTCATACAACCGTCCAGATAGACGACTGCACGAATGTTGCAGGCATGGCAAAGCACAGCACCTTCCGGGAGGCCGTCATCTGCCGCATCACCGGAGGACAGTTTGGTGCGGGCTTCGAATTCCTGGCGCTTTTCTTGAAGAATCTTTTGTGTATGTTCCGGGAGCGCTTCATCCTGAATCATCCCGATCCGTTTCATATGCGTTTCGATTATGGATCCGATTTCGGCGACAAGTGACGGGATGTATTTGCCGCCCCTTTGAAAATACCCGCCTCTTGGGTCAAATACCGCCTGCATCTCCTCGACCAGGAAAGCGCTGTCGCCCCCCTTTCGGAACACGGCGGAAATGATCCGAGTGAGCGCAACGGTCCACTGAAAGTTATCCATGTTCTTGGAATTCAGGAAGATCTCGTACGGGCGTTTCCTTTCGTATGGAGTGCCGGCATTGACGATCATGTCGTTGATCGTCACATACAATGCATGCTCTGAGTAAGGCGTCTTGATCTTGTAAGTACTGCCCTTGAGCATCTCCGGACGCTCGATGCGTTCATGCATTTCAATGATATTGGACGTTTCCTCCGGCAGATCCCGGATAAGATCGCCATCAGTCAGGGAACTGTTGCTTTCGGCGGGCGAAAAAAGCGAGTTGGACGAATCTGTCTTGTTCGTCACCCGATAGTTGACAATGGGCTTGCTGATCTTGGTAGCCATGTCATCTCACCTTCAGAATTTACCGTAATAGCCCTCTTTCAGGGCATCGAAGAGATTTGCCGCCGTATGCACCTCACCATCATACTCGACCTCTTCATTTCCTTTCAATTGGACGGTGCTGCCGTCCTCAAGCTCGAATTCGTATGTGGTCTCCTCGAGATCCTTGTCCCTGACCAGAACGCCCTGAAACGCCTCGGGATTGAAGCGAAACGTGGTACAGCCTTTCAAACCGCTCTCGTAGGCGGTCATATAAATATCCTTGAACTCCTCAAACGGATAATCAGTCGGCACGTTCGCTGTTTTGGAGATGGAAGAATCCACCCATTTCTGTGCCGCAGCCTGAACCGCGATGTGTTCATTCGGGGTGACATCGTCCGACTTGACAAAGTAATCGGGCAGGGAGGATGAATCATCCGCTGTCGCATCGGGATCGACCAATTCCCGATATGCAAGCAACTCGTAGGAGTATACCTTGACATTCTCTTTTGACTTCTTGCCTTCCCGAATCACGTTACGGGTGTATTCGTGTGCGAACGACGGCTCGATACCGTTACTGACATTGTTTCCGAGTGACAGACTGATGGTGCCTGTCGGCGCGATTGAACTGTGATGCGTGAAGCGCGCACCGATATCGGCAATCTGATCGGTCAGCTCGTCAGGCAGTTTCTGCATGTATCTGCTGTACTTCGCCAGCAGCACCGACCCTTTCACAGTCTGTCCGACACTGATTCCATCGTCAGCCATTTCCGGTCGACTCGCCATCATTTTCGGGGTGACGGTAAACATTTCCTGGAATATCGGTGCGGGTCCTTTCTCGGTTGCCAGTTTCACACCGGTCGTCCAACCGGTCATCGCCATTTCCTTCGCCACCTGATCGGTGAACACCAGTGATTCCGGGGAACCGTACTTTAGTTTCATCATGGCCAGGGTGGACCCCAGCCCAAGAAAGCCCATGCCGTGGCGGCGCTTTCTGAGTATTTCTTCCACTTGGGACTTCAGCGGCAGACCGTGAACCTCCACAACGTTGTCCAGCATTCGGGTAAAAATGGCAACCACCTCACGGTATCGTTCCCAATCGAAACTGACATCGTCGGTAAACGGATTGCTGACGAACTTGGTCAGGTTGACTGACCCGAGCAGACAGGCGCCATATGGCGGCAGGGGCTGTTCGCCGCAGGGATTGGTGGCCCTGATGTCCTCACAGAACCAGTTATTGTTCATCTCATTGACCCGGTCAATCAGGATGAAGCCGGGTTCGGCATAGTTGTATGTGAGTTCCATGATTGAGTCCCACAGTCGCCGCGCCTCGATTTTTGAGTAGACGCGCAGGGCAACCCTGCCAAATTCATCTATGACATAGGAACTGTTTTCGGCATCAGTTGGCCAGTGATTCCAGATGATCTCATAGTCACCGCTGTCGTGCTCCTGTCGGGTGGCGGGGAATACCAGATTCCACATGTCATCTGCGGCCACAGCCTTGACGAAATCGTCGGTGATCAGGCAGGACAAATTGAATTGGCGAAGACAACCGTCTTTTGTCTTGGCCCTTATGAACTCCATGATGTCGGGGTGCGATACGTCAAATACACCCATCTGCGCGCCGCGGCGCCCGCCAGCCGATGAGACTGTAAAACACATCGCGTCAAAGATGTCCATAAAGGAAAGCGGACCGGAGGTATACGCACCAGCACCGCTGACAAAAGCGCCTTTGGGTCTCAGGGTGGAGAATTCGTAGCCGATCCCGCAACCGGACTTCAGGGTGAGGCCCGCTTCATAGACCGAATGCAGTATGCCTTTCATCGAATCGGTAATCGTATTCGATACTGTACAGTTGATGGTACTGGTGGCTGGTTTGTGTCTCTGTGCCCCAGCATTGGAGACAATGCGTCCTGCTGGTATCGCACCGTTCTGAAGCGCCCAGACGAAATCATCAAACCATCTTTTTCGAACCGGGCGCGCCTCCACTGCAGCCAGTGCCTTTGCGACTCGCACATAGGTATCCTCGATTGTCTGGTCAATAACTTCGCCGGATTTGGCTTTCAGGCGGTATTTCCGATCCCAGGTATCAAGCGAGGCGGCCTGGAAATCGATGGTTTGGGGAGGTTCGGGTATGAGTTGCAGGTTATTTTGCACAACGGCCATATATATTTATTATGTTCCTGTCGCAAATTGGAAAATCTGCGCACTTCAAGATCTCTATTTGGGTGTTATGTTGTTATTATGGACTTCGCTGAGTTGACCGGACTGGCGTTCAGCCGAAGTCTGGAAAAATTATATTTTATCTTTCGGTTGCTGATGCGATTGTTTTTGGATCATTTTGATTGACACTGCCTTTTCCAACCACCATGAATCCGCTATTCGTTCAACCGGTATAATTCTGATAATGTTGCCATATCAAATATATAAGTGAATATTTTTGCGCTCACACAAGCTTCAGGTCGTCAGTCTCCGGTATATGTCGGATACCTTCAGAGGCAGGCCTCGAACATCGCTGACCACGGTGTAGTTGACGTGCCCGTACATGTGTCCAAGGTAGTCATGAGCCTGGGAGTCAATCGTAATGCAAAACGGATGGACTCCGGCATGTCTTGCCTCCATCAGGGCCTGTCGCGTGTCCTCGATTCCGTAATCTCCGCGGTAGCCGTCGTAGTCGTCCGGCTTGCCGTCTGAGATCGTAATCAGCACCCGCGTCCTGGCGTCCACCTCGATCAGCTTCCGGGTCAGGTGGCGGATAATCACGCCCATGCGCGTGTAGTCCTGAGGCCTGATTCCCGCAATCCGTGCCCTGACCTTGCTGTCGTAGGGATCCTCGAACGTCTTGATGCGATAAAGTTCACAACGCTTGCGCGTCATTCCCGAAAACCCATATATCGCGTATCGATCCCCCAGCGTCTGAAGCGCTTCACTCAGCAGAACCAGGCTTTCGCGTTCGGCATCGTTGATCCAGCCTTTGGTCGAACCACTGAGGTCGACCATGAATACCACCGCCAGATTTCGCTCAAGGCGACCTGACTTGACAAACAGTCGATCGGTCAATTCATTGCCTTTGTGAATATCGGGATAATTTTCAACAATGGCATCAATATCGAGATCGTCACCGTTGGACTGCCGACGAAGCATCTTGTTGTCACCCCGCAGGGCTTCAAACGACTTTCGGATCTCTCGCACCAGGTGGGAGTGCTTGGCCAGTATGTCATCGACTGTTTTCTCACTGGCGGGATGCATTTCCAACTCTCTCAATCCGCACCAGTTTTTTCGATAATGCCGGCGTCGATAATCCCATTCGTCATAATAGATCACGTCCTGTGTGCTGTTGTCGATTTCCTCAGCCAGCTCGTCTTCAGCCTGCAAGTCCTTGCGGTACCGGCTGTCGCTCGCGGGCACGAGATACTCCTGTGGGACTTCCCCGAAATCCTGGATGATGCTCTTCGCAGTCTGAGCCATAGCCTCGGGCGGAATGACCGGTTGCCCGTCCAGCGTCAGGGTCATGTCCACCCCGCCTGAGTCGTCTTTTTCGGTCACCAGGGTCACGTTAGCCTGTCCCCGCTGCGGCTCACCATCATCAGGTCGTGCCAGGCTCTCAGCCAGCATCGCCAGATCTGAACGGAACTTCTCCTTCTCCCGGTCAACGCGCTTTCGTGTTGTCAGCCGTACCTTTTCCAGATCGACAATGCCCTGATAGCAGGCAGTTGCGGGTAAATCGATGTTTCGGTGGTAGAGTTCACTGACGACTCGAATCGAGTCCATGACATCTGAGTCCGGTCGGCCGATCGCTGCAAGCAGATCAGATCGCTCTTGCAGTTCAGGGTTGCATTGTGCCGAGGAGCTCAACTCAGACATCTGACGCACCAGGCCTGGCAACTCGGACCGCAGACAGTTCAGCAGCCTCAGGTGC carries:
- a CDS encoding NAD(P)H-dependent oxidoreductase subunit E is translated as MSELVRPRHPGRGKARHRSVPKGRQVSPEILAEVRDIIGHSPIRRDLLVEYLHALQDHYGGIHSDNLVALAQIMRLSLAEVYETATFYAHFSIIAEDENPPPPITVRVCDSLTCEMFGAQQLLANLQEELGPRVRILRAPCMGRCDTAPTVEVGHNHIDHATVNLVASAVSARETSPAIPSYQDLDAYQFEGGYRLLESCHSGKRTREEMVALLQESPLRGMGGAGFPTGLKWKIVRGYEGPRLMAVNADEGEPGTFKDRYYLENEPHRFVEGMLIAAWVVEAETVYIYLRDEYPAAREILLKELARVQEAGLYGNTDVELRRGAGAYICGEESSMIESIEGKRGLPRHRPPYVAEKGIFDRPTLVQNVETLYWIRDIVEKGSDWFASHGRNGGKGLRSYSVSGRVNEPGVKVAPAGVTARELIEEFSGGMAPGHEFRAYLPGGASGGILPASMADLPLDFGQLEQYGCFVGSHAVVILSDQDSTKDAALNLMRFFEDESCGQCTPCRVGTEKAVKLMEKGQWDEALLTDIGNAMMDASICGLGQAAANPLFSVMRFFQEDEACTAN
- the fdhF gene encoding formate dehydrogenase subunit alpha, producing the protein MHSELNISFELDGKQVSAGPDETIWQIANREHNALPHLCFSTESGYRADGNCRACMVEIEGERVLAASCIRKPAEGMKVHTGSDRAVFARKMVFEMLEADQPARDKAHDAHSRFWQWTDQVKPQTDRMPSRKSPAPDPSHPAMRVYLDACIHCNLCVRACREVQVNDVIGMAHRGSQSKIVFDFDDPMGDSTCVACGECVQACPTGALMEESLVDAKGVNLNLQVDEVDSVCPYCGVGCQIKYQISDDRIVAVNGRDGPANNNRLCVKGRFGFDYVSHPHRLTKPLIRRDDVGKDADLQIDPTDPASHFREVEWEEALDYAAAGFREILEQSGSEGLAGFGSAKGSNEEAYLVQKLVRAGFGTNNVDHCTRLCHASSVAALLEGIGSGAVTAPFTACKDSDVIVVIGANPTENHPVAATFFKQAKNNGKELIVMDPRGTALGRHATHMLQFNPGTDVALLNAMLHVIIQEDIYDHEYVKQFTEGFENIRRHVEHFSPEEMSRICGIDADTLRLVARKYATADRSIIFWGMGISQHTHGTDNARCLIALAAITGQVGRPGTGLHPLRGQNNVQGASDAGLIPMVFPDYQAVDSENIRSRFEDEWGTSLDPEKGLTVVEIMDAVHAGQIRGMYVMGENPAMSDPDVHHARQALARLDHLVVQDLFLTETAFHADVILPASAWPEKHGTVTNTNRQVQMGRAALKLPGDTRQDWWIIQELAIRLGLDWNYSGPAEVFAEMASVMPSLDNITWQRVDAESSVTYPCDAPDQPGNEIVFGEGFPTASGRAKLVPAGIVPPDEEPDQDYPMILTTGRQLEHWHTGAMTRRAKVLDQIEPEAVASFSPSQLQKLGIQPGEMVSIVTRRGKISLRTRQDFAIPDGMVFVPFCYAEAAANMLTNPALDPMGKIPEYKYCAARVERLPMT
- a CDS encoding extracellular solute-binding protein: MDYKKDDIIEMRATGQMSRRQFNAYMASLGAVAVTIPLMPGAAHAAADDHPNVFTWEGWDVVEHHQQYLDKYGELPNFAIFGDEEEAFAKIKAGAQYDVTHPCSYKVEIWRDAGILQPIDTSRLSHWDDVIPSLKEIPGMVHEGQRYFVPADWGQTSVMYRPDLVDPSYLENETWGILWDERYSGRLSMSDSLIDGVMVAAIYGGAANPFDMTDAEVEKTRELLREQLPLLRYYWTSPTDIENSMAAGELVATSAWNDAFTSLKNQGYDVKYMQPKEGAMTWVCGFCLMSAADPEKLEKSYDVIDAFLSPDSGQFEILEEGYGHANQKAFDLVTDDDLAQRGLSRDADAVLNSGIFQVPIKNEAVLQAMFEEVKAGL
- a CDS encoding adenosylcobalamin-dependent ribonucleoside-diphosphate reductase; translated protein: MAVVQNNLQLIPEPPQTIDFQAASLDTWDRKYRLKAKSGEVIDQTIEDTYVRVAKALAAVEARPVRKRWFDDFVWALQNGAIPAGRIVSNAGAQRHKPATSTINCTVSNTITDSMKGILHSVYEAGLTLKSGCGIGYEFSTLRPKGAFVSGAGAYTSGPLSFMDIFDAMCFTVSSAGGRRGAQMGVFDVSHPDIMEFIRAKTKDGCLRQFNLSCLITDDFVKAVAADDMWNLVFPATRQEHDSGDYEIIWNHWPTDAENSSYVIDEFGRVALRVYSKIEARRLWDSIMELTYNYAEPGFILIDRVNEMNNNWFCEDIRATNPCGEQPLPPYGACLLGSVNLTKFVSNPFTDDVSFDWERYREVVAIFTRMLDNVVEVHGLPLKSQVEEILRKRRHGMGFLGLGSTLAMMKLKYGSPESLVFTDQVAKEMAMTGWTTGVKLATEKGPAPIFQEMFTVTPKMMASRPEMADDGISVGQTVKGSVLLAKYSRYMQKLPDELTDQIADIGARFTHHSSIAPTGTISLSLGNNVSNGIEPSFAHEYTRNVIREGKKSKENVKVYSYELLAYRELVDPDATADDSSSLPDYFVKSDDVTPNEHIAVQAAAQKWVDSSISKTANVPTDYPFEEFKDIYMTAYESGLKGCTTFRFNPEAFQGVLVRDKDLEETTYEFELEDGSTVQLKGNEEVEYDGEVHTAANLFDALKEGYYGKF